One Staphylococcus ratti DNA segment encodes these proteins:
- a CDS encoding urease subunit gamma, translated as MNFTQREQDKLMIVVAADLARRRKARGLKLNHPEAVALISYEILEGARDGKSVAELMSYGREILSKDDVMDGVDAMVTDIEIEATFPDGTKLVTIHHPIV; from the coding sequence ATGAACTTTACACAACGTGAGCAAGATAAATTAATGATTGTTGTAGCAGCGGATTTAGCACGGCGACGCAAAGCACGTGGATTAAAGTTAAATCATCCGGAAGCGGTCGCCTTGATTAGTTATGAAATATTAGAAGGGGCAAGGGATGGTAAATCGGTAGCTGAATTAATGAGCTATGGACGCGAAATTTTATCTAAAGATGATGTGATGGACGGTGTGGATGCGATGGTCACAGACATTGAAATCGAGGCTACTTTTCCAGATGGTACAAAACTAGTCACAATTCATCATCCAATTGTGTAG
- a CDS encoding cation diffusion facilitator family transporter: MQRNYYFHHVEHRKRQKSSKKTLWISLIITLFFTIVEFVGGILSNSLALLSDSFHMLSDVIALGLSMVAIYFASRKPTGKYTFGYLRFEIIAAFLNGLALAIISLWIFYEAIMRIIYPKPVESGLMLVIATIGLIVNIVLTIILMRSLKNENNINIQSALWHFIGDLLNSVGVIVAVVLIYFTGIQMIDPILSMIIAVIILRGGYKIMKNAAFILMESVPAHLDTDEIMDDMKSVDQVLDVHEFHLWSITTEHYSLSAHVVLDSKSGQDAYETINKLERLLKEKYGLAHTTLQIEHLEMNHLDEAYFSDIK, encoded by the coding sequence ATGCAAAGAAACTATTATTTCCATCATGTAGAACATCGAAAGCGACAAAAAAGTTCTAAAAAGACATTATGGATATCATTAATTATTACATTATTTTTTACAATTGTGGAGTTTGTTGGCGGTATTTTATCAAACTCTCTTGCATTACTTTCAGATTCATTCCATATGTTAAGTGATGTGATTGCGCTTGGCTTGTCCATGGTGGCGATTTACTTTGCGAGCCGTAAACCTACAGGAAAATACACCTTTGGTTATTTGCGATTTGAAATTATTGCAGCTTTTTTAAATGGTTTAGCTTTAGCAATCATTTCCTTATGGATATTTTACGAAGCCATTATGCGTATTATTTATCCGAAACCTGTAGAAAGTGGGTTAATGTTAGTCATCGCAACGATCGGCTTAATTGTAAACATTGTACTGACTATTATTTTGATGCGTTCACTTAAAAATGAAAATAACATCAATATTCAAAGTGCACTTTGGCATTTTATTGGCGATTTATTAAATTCAGTAGGAGTTATAGTTGCCGTTGTACTCATTTATTTTACCGGTATTCAAATGATTGACCCGATTTTAAGTATGATTATTGCGGTCATCATTTTGCGCGGTGGATACAAAATCATGAAAAATGCAGCTTTCATTTTAATGGAATCTGTACCAGCTCATTTAGATACGGATGAAATTATGGATGACATGAAAAGTGTGGATCAAGTTTTAGATGTGCATGAATTTCACTTATGGTCGATTACGACAGAGCATTATTCTTTAAGTGCGCATGTCGTATTGGACAGTAAAAGTGGACAAGATGCGTATGAAACAATTAACAAATTGGAGCGCTTATTGAAAGAAAAGTATGGTTTAGCTCATACGACGCTTCAAATTGAACATTTAGAAATGAACCATTTAGACGAAGCTTATTTTAGTGATATAAAATAA
- a CDS encoding urease subunit beta: MKPGEIIVQSTEVIINEGREITQITVKNSGDRPIQVGSHYHFFEANPALSFHRAEAYGKHLDIPAGAAVRFEPGDEKAIRLVRYAGEQKIYGFHGEVDGPLDQSRITAPNMKEGSDMK; this comes from the coding sequence ATGAAACCAGGTGAAATCATTGTGCAATCAACGGAAGTCATCATAAATGAAGGACGAGAAATTACACAAATTACTGTTAAAAATAGTGGGGACCGTCCTATTCAAGTAGGTTCACACTATCACTTTTTTGAAGCCAATCCAGCGTTGTCATTCCATCGCGCTGAAGCTTATGGGAAGCATTTAGACATTCCAGCAGGGGCAGCAGTTCGTTTTGAACCCGGAGATGAAAAAGCAATACGCCTTGTGCGTTATGCAGGTGAGCAAAAAATTTATGGTTTCCATGGAGAAGTAGATGGTCCGCTTGACCAATCTCGGATTACAGCTCCTAATATGAAAGAGGGAAGTGACATGAAATGA
- a CDS encoding DUF5067 domain-containing protein, whose amino-acid sequence MKKALTLLFLSLLLVACGNGEEKENTIETLELSKAEKYKPDGEFKDKKVIRKDFEIEFEKLEFPEGKNIDDKNIKAASFEYSVKNKQDKKIYPSSAWITSIDVYQVINGKEKELKPTIMKDDRRIKDFPDTHVEIKKGGKAKGFKTFELIDKTSPIIIVAKNSEYETIGAKKIELKEKKSNQI is encoded by the coding sequence ATGAAGAAAGCATTGACGTTATTGTTTTTGTCGTTATTACTTGTTGCATGCGGTAATGGTGAAGAAAAAGAAAACACTATTGAAACACTTGAACTATCTAAAGCGGAAAAATACAAACCAGATGGAGAATTTAAAGATAAAAAAGTAATTAGAAAAGATTTTGAAATTGAATTTGAAAAGTTGGAGTTTCCTGAAGGTAAAAATATAGATGATAAAAATATAAAGGCAGCTTCATTTGAATACAGTGTGAAAAACAAACAAGACAAAAAGATTTATCCTTCTTCAGCTTGGATTACAAGTATAGATGTTTATCAGGTTATCAATGGTAAAGAGAAAGAATTAAAACCTACGATAATGAAAGACGACCGTAGAATTAAAGATTTCCCTGATACTCACGTTGAAATCAAAAAAGGCGGTAAAGCTAAGGGCTTTAAAACTTTTGAATTAATAGACAAGACAAGTCCAATCATCATCGTTGCTAAAAATAGTGAGTACGAAACGATTGGTGCGAAAAAAATCGAATTAAAAGAAAAGAAATCTAACCAAATCTAA
- the yut gene encoding urea transporter — MKNISQVVLLENVWTGLLILIALWIGDWKVGLAAMIGSTLSLLTAPWFGYTKREIHAGLAGFNSVLVAIALTLFMVMTWQTFIVCLIATIVVMPVAKAIQTVLKRFEIPELTTPFVIMSWIVLLMKPQFEFLKSTIKVLPLKNVVTIDLTEPVHPIAAFFNSMSQIFLVENVLSGILIIVAFFVASRRVGFFVIIANLLSLLFVYTLGSDITSLNHGLFGYNLILSIIAISVTFKKLTHLNRYLMFLLVVILTPMVYGATTTFLEPFGIPILTLPFILVTWLLLLAGQKQPENHKKGAGQKSI; from the coding sequence TTGAAAAATATTTCACAAGTCGTGCTACTTGAAAATGTATGGACGGGATTACTTATTTTAATCGCCTTATGGATCGGAGATTGGAAAGTAGGCCTTGCAGCGATGATAGGCAGTACACTTAGCCTTCTAACTGCGCCATGGTTCGGATATACAAAAAGAGAGATTCATGCAGGTTTAGCAGGATTTAATAGTGTCCTTGTGGCCATCGCTTTAACTTTATTTATGGTTATGACATGGCAAACATTTATCGTATGTCTCATTGCCACGATTGTCGTAATGCCTGTGGCTAAAGCGATACAAACTGTTTTAAAGCGTTTTGAAATACCTGAACTTACGACACCTTTTGTAATAATGTCGTGGATAGTACTCTTGATGAAACCACAGTTCGAGTTTTTGAAAAGTACGATAAAAGTGTTACCACTTAAAAATGTCGTCACTATTGATTTGACTGAACCAGTTCATCCTATCGCAGCTTTTTTTAATAGTATGAGTCAAATTTTTCTCGTCGAAAATGTCCTTTCTGGAATTTTAATTATTGTCGCATTTTTTGTAGCTTCACGACGGGTTGGATTCTTTGTGATCATCGCCAATTTACTATCATTACTTTTCGTTTATACATTAGGTTCGGATATTACCTCTTTAAATCACGGACTTTTTGGTTATAATTTAATTTTATCGATTATTGCCATTAGCGTTACCTTTAAAAAATTGACACATCTTAATCGTTACCTTATGTTTTTACTTGTCGTCATTTTAACGCCAATGGTATACGGAGCAACAACCACATTTTTAGAGCCATTCGGCATACCAATTTTGACATTGCCCTTTATACTCGTCACTTGGCTACTATTACTAGCAGGTCAAAAACAACCAGAAAACCATAAAAAGGGAGCGGGACAGAAATCTATTTGA
- the ureC gene encoding urease subunit alpha, which produces MSFKMTESQYTSLYGPTVGDAIRLGDTNLFAKIEKDYANYGDEVAFGGGKSIRDGMGQNPNATRDHKKVADLVITNAVIIDYDKVVKGDIGVKNGYIMKIGKAGNPDIMDDVDIIIGASTEIIAAEGSIITAGGIDTHVHFINPEQSEIALESGVTTQIGGGTGATEGTKATTVTPGPWHIHRMLQAAENLPVNIGFTGKGQAVNHTALVEQIHAGVIGLKVHEDWGATPSALRHALAVADEYDIQIALHADTLNEAGFMEDTMEAIGDKVLHMYHTEGAGGGHAPDLIKAAGYPNILPSSTNPTLPYTHNTVDEHLDMVMITHHLNASIPEDVAFADSRIRKETIAAEDVLQDMGVFSMISSDSQAMGRVGEVITRTWQVAHRMKEQRGALKVDSEYNDNHRIRRYIAKYTINPAITHGIAEYVGSVDEGKLADLVMWDPRFFGVKPTMVIKGGLINVAINGDANGSIPTAEPVKYRPMYGQYGGNMQSTSMTFVSQVAYQNGIRRTLDLKRQIRPVKNIRQLSKKDMVNNDALPKLDVDPETYEVFVDGEKITSEAATELPLTQRYFLF; this is translated from the coding sequence ATGAGTTTTAAAATGACTGAATCACAATATACGAGCCTCTATGGCCCAACGGTAGGGGACGCTATTCGATTAGGAGATACGAATCTTTTTGCCAAAATTGAAAAAGACTACGCTAACTATGGTGATGAAGTGGCATTTGGTGGCGGTAAATCCATTCGAGATGGCATGGGACAAAACCCAAATGCGACGCGTGATCATAAAAAAGTAGCAGATTTAGTAATTACGAATGCAGTTATTATTGATTATGACAAAGTGGTTAAAGGCGATATCGGTGTAAAAAATGGGTATATCATGAAAATTGGTAAAGCCGGCAATCCAGATATCATGGATGACGTGGATATTATTATTGGTGCATCAACCGAAATCATTGCAGCAGAAGGAAGTATTATTACAGCAGGTGGGATTGATACACACGTCCATTTTATTAATCCGGAACAGTCAGAAATCGCTTTAGAAAGTGGTGTGACAACACAAATTGGTGGCGGCACAGGTGCAACAGAAGGAACTAAAGCAACAACAGTGACACCAGGTCCTTGGCATATCCATCGTATGTTACAAGCAGCAGAAAATTTACCAGTGAATATAGGATTTACAGGTAAAGGGCAAGCAGTAAACCACACTGCATTAGTAGAACAAATTCATGCAGGTGTTATTGGATTAAAAGTGCACGAAGACTGGGGAGCAACCCCTTCTGCATTGCGTCATGCGCTTGCAGTCGCAGATGAATATGACATTCAAATTGCACTTCATGCGGATACGCTAAATGAAGCAGGTTTCATGGAAGATACGATGGAAGCAATTGGCGATAAAGTTTTACATATGTACCATACAGAAGGCGCAGGTGGCGGACATGCTCCAGACTTAATAAAGGCAGCAGGCTACCCTAACATTTTACCTTCTTCTACCAATCCTACATTACCCTATACGCACAATACTGTAGATGAACATTTAGATATGGTTATGATTACACATCATCTTAACGCGTCTATTCCAGAAGATGTAGCATTTGCAGATTCGCGTATTCGTAAAGAAACAATTGCGGCTGAAGACGTTTTACAAGATATGGGTGTATTTAGCATGATTAGTTCAGATTCTCAGGCTATGGGACGTGTTGGAGAAGTCATTACACGAACATGGCAGGTGGCACATCGTATGAAAGAACAACGTGGTGCACTCAAGGTAGATAGTGAATACAATGATAATCATCGTATTCGCCGTTATATTGCTAAATATACAATTAATCCTGCAATCACTCACGGTATTGCAGAATATGTAGGTTCAGTCGACGAAGGTAAACTTGCAGATTTAGTAATGTGGGACCCACGTTTCTTTGGTGTGAAGCCGACAATGGTTATTAAAGGTGGATTAATCAATGTCGCGATTAATGGTGATGCAAATGGTTCTATTCCGACCGCAGAACCTGTTAAATATCGTCCTATGTATGGACAGTATGGTGGGAACATGCAAAGTACGTCAATGACGTTTGTCTCTCAAGTCGCTTATCAAAATGGTATCCGACGTACTTTAGACCTCAAACGTCAGATTCGTCCTGTAAAAAACATTCGTCAACTTTCTAAAAAGGATATGGTGAATAATGACGCTTTACCAAAACTAGACGTTGATCCAGAAACATATGAAGTATTTGTAGATGGCGAGAAAATTACAAGTGAAGCTGCGACGGAGTTGCCATTGACACAACGCTATTTCTTATTCTGA
- the dcd gene encoding dCTP deaminase — translation MILSDNDIKAYIESGILEVTPYHAQHVEPASMDLTLAEHFLKPLPPEKGTQKLSEPIKYETLYQERITIPAHGFILATTEEYLKLPNHLTGFVEGRSSIGRAGLFIQNAGWVDPGFEGAITLELYNANDFPLEIEKGQRICQIVLAETKTTPDAVYTGKYQGQATTTGSRVFRDWMKDGGY, via the coding sequence ATGATCTTATCTGATAATGATATTAAAGCGTATATTGAATCCGGAATACTTGAAGTAACACCTTATCATGCTCAACATGTAGAGCCAGCATCAATGGACCTAACATTAGCTGAACATTTTTTGAAGCCACTACCGCCTGAAAAGGGGACACAAAAATTAAGTGAGCCAATTAAATATGAAACGCTATATCAAGAACGTATAACGATACCTGCACATGGTTTTATTTTAGCGACGACAGAGGAGTATTTAAAATTGCCTAACCACTTAACAGGTTTCGTGGAAGGACGTAGTTCGATAGGTCGAGCAGGATTATTTATACAAAATGCGGGATGGGTTGATCCTGGCTTCGAAGGGGCAATTACTTTAGAGCTTTATAATGCCAATGATTTTCCACTTGAGATTGAAAAAGGACAACGTATTTGTCAAATTGTTTTAGCAGAGACTAAAACAACACCAGACGCAGTTTATACTGGAAAGTATCAAGGTCAAGCGACGACTACAGGAAGTCGTGTGTTTAGGGACTGGATGAAGGATGGTGGCTACTAA
- a CDS encoding DUF5067 domain-containing protein: MKKLLSALCVSVIILSGCDIMGNSKKETEEENIGEGYFKEDTLKTKEAEFKIKETKLVESFSQDDDEGPYIAFIYEYTNKSKENKSASKEWDDYFEAHNDDKNVEKRLFSGYVSVSDKDSKYYKYKENGDLLVKPKDNVTSMMIYKIDKKEGKVILRGHTSDKTSDSESKTLGEKVINIKK; this comes from the coding sequence ATGAAAAAGTTATTGAGTGCACTATGTGTATCTGTAATTATTTTGAGTGGTTGCGATATTATGGGCAATAGTAAAAAAGAAACAGAAGAAGAAAATATCGGAGAAGGTTATTTTAAAGAAGATACCCTTAAAACGAAAGAGGCCGAATTTAAAATTAAAGAAACGAAATTAGTGGAATCATTCTCTCAAGATGATGACGAGGGCCCTTATATTGCTTTTATTTATGAGTATACAAATAAAAGTAAAGAAAATAAATCTGCAAGTAAGGAATGGGATGATTATTTCGAAGCGCATAACGATGACAAAAATGTTGAAAAACGTTTATTTTCTGGTTATGTAAGTGTTAGTGATAAAGACTCTAAATACTATAAGTATAAAGAAAACGGTGATTTATTAGTTAAGCCAAAAGATAATGTCACTTCTATGATGATTTATAAAATTGACAAGAAGGAAGGCAAAGTTATCTTGCGTGGTCATACGAGCGATAAGACGAGTGACAGTGAATCTAAAACATTAGGTGAAAAAGTAATTAATATCAAAAAATAA
- a CDS encoding ABC transporter permease: MSNFNNIIHVALRSIMKNKRRNIFTMIGIIIGIAAVITIMALGNGFKESANEQFDDAGASKDTVLVDFIDKHLEQGGQPANTNPFTASDLDLTRQVKGVTNASIKTNNKNGLTSEAKSTDKKSDITIKSPKSATDVQEGAGYTSDENEIAERVATISSDVAESLFKGKAVGKTIYIDGMDFKVAGIQDDMMVPNLVQIPPQTVKRYLPNLKPSMPQLEIKFNGATNKKEVANAVADKLNKNGSAAGDGTYQYTDMEALMKNINKVFDGITYFVAAVAGISLFIAGIGVMNVMYISVAERTEEIAIRRAFGAKGRDIEMQFLIESIILCLIGGIIGLLIGIGIAAIVDALTPDYIRSSVTFGSVLLAVGVSTFIGIVFGWVPARAASKKELIDIIK; the protein is encoded by the coding sequence ATGAGTAATTTTAACAATATTATCCATGTCGCCTTACGTTCAATAATGAAAAATAAACGTCGTAATATTTTTACGATGATTGGTATTATTATTGGGATTGCAGCAGTAATTACGATCATGGCACTTGGTAATGGATTTAAAGAGTCTGCAAATGAGCAATTTGATGATGCAGGTGCATCTAAAGATACGGTGCTCGTTGACTTCATAGATAAGCATTTAGAACAAGGGGGACAGCCTGCCAATACTAATCCTTTTACAGCATCAGACTTAGACCTTACCCGCCAAGTGAAAGGCGTGACGAATGCCTCTATTAAAACAAACAATAAAAATGGTTTGACAAGTGAAGCGAAAAGTACGGACAAAAAATCAGATATTACGATAAAGTCTCCAAAATCAGCGACGGATGTTCAAGAAGGCGCGGGTTACACGTCTGATGAAAATGAAATAGCAGAACGTGTGGCAACAATTAGTTCAGACGTTGCCGAGAGCTTGTTCAAAGGTAAAGCAGTGGGGAAAACGATTTATATTGATGGTATGGATTTTAAAGTTGCAGGTATTCAAGATGATATGATGGTACCGAATCTCGTTCAAATTCCACCTCAAACGGTCAAACGTTATTTACCCAATTTAAAACCGTCAATGCCACAATTGGAAATTAAATTTAATGGTGCTACAAATAAAAAAGAAGTGGCGAATGCTGTCGCGGATAAGCTGAATAAGAATGGATCAGCAGCAGGAGACGGCACATATCAATATACGGACATGGAAGCGTTAATGAAAAACATCAATAAAGTGTTCGACGGCATTACATACTTTGTCGCTGCCGTCGCAGGTATTTCTCTATTTATTGCGGGTATTGGTGTAATGAACGTGATGTACATTTCTGTTGCGGAACGTACGGAAGAAATAGCTATTCGACGTGCATTTGGTGCAAAAGGCCGTGATATTGAAATGCAATTTTTAATTGAAAGTATCATTTTATGTTTAATCGGTGGTATTATAGGATTGTTAATTGGTATCGGTATTGCTGCTATTGTAGACGCCTTAACGCCAGATTATATTCGCAGTTCTGTCACATTCGGTTCTGTGTTGCTAGCAGTAGGTGTTTCGACATTTATTGGAATTGTATTCGGATGGGTGCCGGCACGCGCAGCTTCTAAAAAAGAGTTGATTGATATTATTAAATAA
- a CDS encoding CobW family GTP-binding protein: MEIVVMTGFLGGGKTSTLNFLIQDAIDQGQQPAVIMNDFGERSVDQYFIHEEIHIKALTNGYICCTFKNDVASQLHEIYLEHQPDIVFIECSGLAHPLEVYDACLTPVLTPIVERMRIIGVMDASVYLNKEDYPQDIQNLIVEQTQFCSHLILNKIDLMDTDTLLEVVNQLEADYPEIPYVLTQYGEVTLNEMPEQAVVQQEKRSKTHGALTQCFHEFHKPIKQSALVEGLKQLEGQVYRVKGFVWVEGMDQPCIMQYVPGHLELRPCNIDMPSYLVVIGHEICPKKVNSTFDGIELAS; encoded by the coding sequence ATGGAAATCGTGGTGATGACAGGTTTTTTAGGTGGAGGTAAAACATCTACGTTGAACTTTTTGATTCAAGATGCGATTGATCAAGGACAGCAACCAGCCGTTATTATGAATGATTTTGGTGAACGTAGCGTGGATCAATATTTCATTCATGAAGAGATACATATTAAGGCGTTGACGAATGGCTATATTTGTTGCACATTTAAAAATGATGTCGCTTCACAACTACATGAAATTTATTTAGAACATCAACCTGATATTGTCTTTATAGAATGTAGTGGCCTTGCGCATCCTTTAGAAGTATATGACGCATGTTTAACACCAGTGCTAACTCCTATCGTAGAACGTATGCGTATTATTGGTGTGATGGATGCCTCTGTGTATTTGAATAAAGAGGACTATCCACAAGATATTCAAAATTTAATTGTGGAACAAACGCAATTTTGTAGTCACCTTATTTTAAATAAAATTGATTTAATGGATACGGACACATTACTAGAAGTAGTCAATCAATTAGAAGCGGATTATCCTGAAATCCCATATGTGTTGACGCAATATGGTGAAGTGACATTAAATGAAATGCCTGAACAAGCAGTGGTGCAACAAGAAAAACGTTCGAAAACACATGGTGCGTTGACACAATGCTTTCATGAATTTCATAAACCAATCAAGCAATCTGCCTTAGTTGAAGGTCTAAAACAACTTGAAGGACAAGTGTATCGTGTTAAAGGTTTTGTATGGGTTGAAGGGATGGATCAACCTTGCATTATGCAGTATGTACCAGGGCATTTAGAACTTAGGCCTTGTAATATCGATATGCCTTCGTATTTAGTCGTGATAGGTCACGAGATTTGTCCAAAAAAAGTGAATAGTACGTTCGATGGTATCGAACTAGCTTCTTAA